The DNA sequence AACTGGTCCTGAGTATAAGTTTGCCGTCAATGAGAACTCCATTAAACGTACCGTCCAGGAGGAAGACCAGACGGGAGGAACCAGAGTAACGACGGAGGTCAATGAAGATGGGCAGTTGGTACTGGCCCGGGCCGCAGAACTGGGTGGGGAAAAACCGGTAGTGGTTAAGGAGATAAAACCGGAGGTACAAGGAGTGTTGATAGTGGCCGAAGGTGCTGAAAATCCGTACGTCCGCGAAAAACTGAGCCGAGCGGTACAGACGATTCTAGATATTTCTCCCCACCAGGTAAGTGTTTTATCCCGAAAGAAAGGTAGGTGATGGCTGTGGCCATAATTGTCACCCGGAAAAAGGTGATTGCAGCCGTTTGTTTGGGAACAGCTTTGTTGTTATTGCTGGTTATTTTTGGGAAAAATCTGCTATTTCAAGAAAAGCGACCGGAACTGTATGAAGAGACAACCGAGACCGCCCTGCGGGATAGCGGGACTGAAAGAGAACAACAAAAATTGGGAGAAGAAGATTTACAAGAGAAGCTAACCCCGGTGCCTGCGGCTAAAGAATTGGAAAGCGGATCGGGAGATGAATTTTTTGTGGAATACCGACTGGAGCGGGATCGGATCCGCAGCCAGCAGGTTCAGTTGCTTAGGGAGGTGGTAGATAATCCTAATTCCGTTGCTGAGACGCGCCAGGAAGCTCAGAACCGTATTCTGGAGATTACCCAGCGGATGGAGCAGGAGCTGCAGTTGGAAAATTTGATAGTGGCTAAAGGCTATAAAGATGCGGTGGTTTTTATCGAACCGGATTCCGTGACCGTCATAGTCCACGAAAAAAATCTTACCCAAACGGATGCGGCTAAAATAGCCGATTTAGTTTCCCGTTATACGGATCATAAATTGGAAGATATCGTGATTATTCCCAAAGGGTAGAGTGCGGCACAAACCGCACTCTAATTTTAAATAAAGCTCTCTAACTGCGTGTTATCCATGATTAACCTTGAAGTTCTAAATTTTTTATATCAGGAGTTTAAAATATAAAATATTTTTATGCTAGATATAAAAGGATTTTAACTATTGAAGACATATATTATTTATCATGAGGCTGGGAGGAGATGTTCATCAAGAACGGAGGGGATGGAGCTGGTGCTCCCCACGGGCTGCAAACCCGTTGGCCTGGCCGCGAGAGCGGTTGGGGGTCGGGTTCGATTCCCACTCCCCTCCTCCATTAAGCTTGTCTAAGTGCAGTAGACAAGCTTTTTTAGTTTGGTTAGCATGAGACTTTAGTTTGTATTTGTTTACTAGTTTTTGGTATAATATATTAGCATGATAATTGTAGGAGGTGCTAGATGTGGATAATAATGAGATTACTGTTAATCACCAAAAGGAGAACGATTTGGGTACCATACGCATAGCTGATGAGGTGGTAGCCATTATAGCTGGTTTGGCCGCCACCGAAGTGGAAGGAGTTGCCGGGATGAGCGGAGGGATAGCCGGCGGTATAGCGGAAATGCTGGGGCGCAAGAATCTCTCCAAAGGCGTTAAAGTAGAAGTGGGAGAGAAAGAGGCGGCGGTAGACCTTTATGTAATTATGAAGTTTGGCGTTCGCATACCGGATGTGGCTTTGAAAATCCAGGAGAGTGTAAAGAAGGCTATAGAAAACATGACTGGTCTGAAAGTGGTGGAGGTCAACGTGCACGTCCAGGGGATAGCTTTCCCCTCGGCGGAAAATAAGGAAGAGGAACACCGGGTCAGATAGGAGTTGAAAGGAGACACCCATGAAAATTCTGGACAAATTTTTGGCCGTTTTGTTTTCCTTAACTCTTACGGTCGTTGCTCTTATAATTATAGCCATTGTCGCCGGATGGAGGCAGCCTTTATTTTACGTCAACATGGCTTTTGGCCAAACTAGTTTGCGCTGGTTGGTTGCGGCCT is a window from the Calderihabitans maritimus genome containing:
- a CDS encoding Asp23/Gls24 family envelope stress response protein, yielding MDNNEITVNHQKENDLGTIRIADEVVAIIAGLAATEVEGVAGMSGGIAGGIAEMLGRKNLSKGVKVEVGEKEAAVDLYVIMKFGVRIPDVALKIQESVKKAIENMTGLKVVEVNVHVQGIAFPSAENKEEEHRVR
- a CDS encoding SpoIIIAH-like family protein; the protein is MAIIVTRKKVIAAVCLGTALLLLLVIFGKNLLFQEKRPELYEETTETALRDSGTEREQQKLGEEDLQEKLTPVPAAKELESGSGDEFFVEYRLERDRIRSQQVQLLREVVDNPNSVAETRQEAQNRILEITQRMEQELQLENLIVAKGYKDAVVFIEPDSVTVIVHEKNLTQTDAAKIADLVSRYTDHKLEDIVIIPKG
- a CDS encoding stage III sporulation protein AH, with translation MKNLPKAQLPAFGALAVLALVGLVLITAGNLTGTEPRPEPAGGKSSKESWVEPGINLLTAAEMRLEERLEQILSEIEGVGKVSVTILFKTGPEYKFAVNENSIKRTVQEEDQTGGTRVTTEVNEDGQLVLARAAELGGEKPVVVKEIKPEVQGVLIVAEGAENPYVREKLSRAVQTILDISPHQVSVLSRKKGR